AACCGAGCGTCCTTCCCCGCCGCCGTCCCCGTTACTTTCGCCGCCGCCACCCGGTACCCGGCCCGGCTGAGAGACCGGGCGACCGTCCCGGCGGTCGTGGTCTTACCGGAGTCCATTGCGCTCCCGACGACGAGTAAGACCTCCGCATCCCCCGTCGCGACCGGACGACTGACCTCGCTGTAACCCTTCGCAACGCCGTAGGTGCGGGTGTTGATCTTCTTCCCGCGACCATCCACCACGACCCCGACGACCTCGACCCGGGTCGGCGTCGGCGTCCCGGAGTGCCGACTCGTCACCTCACCGAGCACCCCGCCCATCGAGAGCATATCGCACTCAACGACCGCCCCTTTCGGCACATACCCCTCGAACTGACCGGTGGCGTACCGGTTGCCGAACGCCCCGAGAAAACAATCCCCCTCAAAGAGATCCAGCGTAAACCCCTCCCGCGCCTCTATCCGCCGGTTTTTCCCGACCTTCACGACCCGCACGAGGGCCACGTCTCCGACTTCGAGCTCCTCCGAAACGGAAGCGACCCCGACCATCTCCGAAGCCGGAACCTCCCGAACCACCAGCCCCGCCTTTGTTCTCGGGTCCGCCAGAAGCCGCCCGTACCCGCCAGCCCTGTACCCGATCAAACCCGCTGTCTCCATCTTCCGCTTCATCGAAGCCCCCTTGGCCGGTATCTCTGATCGTTCGTTGCACCAGATGTATGTCCGGTACACCCCCCGAAAATACGCGCCAACGATTAGAAGACGATGAAAGTGATGTTAGATGACCGTTATTTTACAAACTGTTAACTATCGTTTAATCTGGCGGACGGTGAAGCAGGCGCAAGACCGGTTCGCTACTCGAAGGTGACCCTCTTGTAGCCGAGGGCGAGAACGAACGTTCGCAGGGTCGTTTCGGCGTTCTCGTTTGCCTGTTCAAGGATGTCGCCTTCTTCGGCGGCGGCTTCGAGGCGTTGTATAGCTACGTCGCGAGCCTCTTCGGCGAGTTCATCGTCGGCGCGTCCGAAGTTCAGAGTGCCGAAGTCCCGATCGAAGACCTCGGTCTGTTCTTCGTCGAGGCTGACATCGAGGATTCTGGCTTCGGGGAGGTTTATCGTAACGGTACGAGTCGCTTCGTTGACCCGGATGTCGTTCTCACCGAGGTTTTCGAGGTCTATACCCGCCCGGACTTCCCCTACGGCAAGCAAACTGACGGCCTCCCCGGTGAAGATGCGCCCGAGGTCCGTTCCGCCGCTTTCGCGGGTGACGAACACGTAATCTTTCCGCTCTATCGTGGCAAGCTCGTCCAGGTCTCGGAGCGCGCCGACCGTAACGGGCCCGGTGGTCGTCTCTGGGGGGTCAACTCTGAACAGAGGTCCGATCAACGGCAGGTTCGCTACGATAGGCAGCCCGACCAAAGCAAGCCCCGCACCTATACCTACAACAACGAGTATCAATGCCGCCACGAAGGTCGTTACGAGCCTTCCTGCCTGCTTTCCCACACCTTACCTCCATGCAAATAAAACCCCTTGAACCCGGAACCGGAACCGGAAGATTCCAGCAGCCCCGCGTCCGTATAATCCATCCCGACACTATACGGGAAAGGGGCATCATGGAACAGGATGTACTCGCCGGGGCGGAGCCTTTCCGCTTTGAAGGCAACGATGTAGGGGTTCTTGTTTCGCACGGTTTCACCGGAACGACGCAGAGCGTACGCCCGCTCGGGGAGGCTCTGGCGGCGGAGGGGTTCACCGTCGCCGGGCCGAGGCTCGCCGGGCACGGAACGAGCATCGAGGACCACGCCAAAAGCACCGCCGAGTCGTGGATTCGCTCGGTCGAGGAGGATCTGGCGTGGCTTGAAGGTCGCTGCAGGGCGGTTTTCTTTGCCGGGCTTTCGATGGGCGGGACGCTCTCGCTGTACTTCGGGGCGACTCGCCCGGACCTGATCAAGGGCATCGTCCCCATAAACGGTTGCGCCTACCTTGCAAACCCGGAGCTTGCCGCCGCGCTCTACAGCAGGGAAGCGCCGCCCGTTCTGCCCGGCGTCGGGTCGGACATAAAGATGGAAGGGGTCGAGGAGCTTGCGTATCCCGGCGTCCCCGTGCCCTCGACTCGGGAGTTCGCCGCGCTTTTGAACGTTACCCGCGACCTGCTGCCGACGGTGGGCTGTCCGACGCTCCTTATACAGTCCAGAGAGGATCACGTCGTACCGCCCGGAAACGGGCCGTTTATCCTTGATGCCATCGCGAGCGTGGATAAAGAACTCGTCTGGCTCGATGATTCGTATCACGTCGCAACCCTCGACAACGACGCCCCGCGCATCGCCGCCCTCACGATAGACTTTGTAAAGAGCCTTGTCTCGGAAGACTAGTTCAGCCGGGTGCGCCCTCAGCCGGGTGCGCCCCGCCGGGCGTCAAGGGTGGCGGTTCCGGGGAGGCCGGAAGCCGCGCGTTCTATAACCGCAACCCCGTCGTCGCCGGGCATCCACGTCGCGGCAGAGTAGGTGGCTTCGGGGTCGTTTGTCTCTTCGGAGAGGTCCTTCAGGAAAGCCGCCGCGTCCAGCCCGGCTGAGTCCGGCAGCACGACGGCCATACGGATGTCTCCGTAGCGGCACGCGACACCGGCCCTCCGCGCCGCCGCCCGCCGGACGACCTTCGCCGCCGACAGAAGCTCGCGGTCCCCGGCGGCGTAGCCCAGCCTGTCGTTGACTTTTGCCACCCCGTCGAGGCGCACGAAGGCCACCGAGAACGGTTTGCCGTGCATCGCGGCCCGGCGGACCTGAGCGTCGGCGGTCTCGTAGAGGTGTCTGCGGGTGTAGAGCGTCGTCAGGTTGTCCGTAACGGAGAGCAGCGCGTGGCCGAACACCGGCTCGCCACCGGCCAGCTGCTTTGAGAGTACCGGGTCCCCGGCGACCATGGAGTCTTCATCCCTGGTCGGCGGGTTCTGCCGGACGATCTCGACAAACGCCGCCACGACCTCCGGGTCGAACTGTGTCCCGGCGCACCGCCGGAGTTCTTCGAGGGCCTCCTCGATGGAGCATCCGGTGCGGTAGGGCCTGTCGGTGATCATCGCGCTGAAAGAGTCCGCGACGCTTATGATCCTCGATTCCAGCGGTATCTCTTCGCCCCGAAGCCCCGAGGGGTAACCCTTCCCGTCGTAGCGTTCGTGGTGGTGCAGGATCGCCGGGGCCGTCGCCCGGAGGGCCGGGACCCGCCTGACGAGGTGGTACCCGATACGCGGATGAAGCTCGACTATCGTGCGCTCCTCCGCGCTGAGCGCGGCGGGTTTCAGGAGTATGGCCTCGCTTATGCCGATTTTCCCCACGTCGTGCAGAAGCGACCCGAAGATAAGCGTCTCCCGCCTCTGGGCCGAGAGCTCGAAGTGGTCGGCCATCGCAAGCACGTAGTCGGCAACGTCATCGGAGTGGCCGCGCAGGGACGGCTCCTTTACCGCCATCGCCTCCGCGAGCACCCCGACGGTCGTCAGGTAGCTGTTCTTCAGGTCGCTCTGCAGACGGCTGTTCTGGAGAACGGCTCCGGCATGATCCCCGACGGCCAGAAGCACCTCGTCGTCGTAATCGTCGAATCCGTCCGGGTTGTTCGCACAGACCACGACGCCGTCGAATCGCTCCCGGAGGTAGATCGGGATGGCGACCATGTTCTCTATCTCGGCCTCTACCGCGTCGCCACCGGAGCGGGGGTGGTTCTCCCGGAGCGCCCTGTCCCGCTCCAGGACCTCCCCGGCAAAGCCGCGCACTAGCTCGCTTTTCGTCGGGTCGTTCTCGAAACCCTCGTGGGCCAGAAGCCCGAGCCACTCCTCATCCGAGCCTCCCCGCGAAAGGATTATCCCCTTCCTCGCCCCCACCAGCTCCATCACGAGACGCAGGACCATAGTCGGGATGTCCTCCGCTCCCTCGTCGAGCAGGCCGCGCTCGCCGTAGAGCCGCATCATCTCGGAGTGGAGTTGCGACCGCCACCGCTCCACCGAGCGGTGCGCCTCTTCCGACCGGGACCTGAGGTACCGCTCGCGCCCGAGTTCCCGTTTCACGCTTTCCTGCTCGGAGCGGAGCGAATCCCGCTCCCGGACAGCCTTCTCGGCCCGCGCCCGCTCCTGCCTCTCCCGCTCCCGCACCTCGGAGAGCTCTTCCTCCCGGACCCCGGCCTCGTCGCGTCTCTCCTCTATCTCCTCCTCGGCCCGCTGCGCCGCCGCCTGTCGCTGCCAGAGCACCGCAAGACAGATACCCCCGGCCAGCACAAAGAGCCACAGCGCAAGGTCGTCGCGCGCGTCGGTCAGGTCGGAGCCGCCGAGCGCCAGGTAGACGAGAAACAAAAGCGCTGCAACAAAGAGCAGCGTCCCGAGCCACGGCAGGAGCTGCCCGTACCGCTTTCCCCCGCCGTCTCTGGTCTCCTTACTCAAACTGCCCACAGCTTAACCCTGATGCTCCGGCTAAAGCAAGAGACCCGACCGCTCTGCGGTCGAGCCCCCGTATCTCATCGCACCCGAGAACGCTGTGGTTCAGGACTGGATGTTCGTTCCCCGCCACAGGGTGTGCTCTCCGAGGCCCTCCGCCTCCGGCAGCGCCTCGCCCCGCGAGAGCTGCACCCGCACCGGAGTCAGCATCGTCCCCCGGTCGCAGATAAAGGTTCCGCTGAACGGAGCTTTCTCACCCGGACGATACGTCGCCCCGTAGGGTTTGTAGCGGGCGATGACTTTTTCAACGATCTCGGACGGCATCGTTCCCCCTTCGGTCGTACTCTCTAGTACAGCGAGACCGCACGCGCGTCGGTGAAGCCTTCTATCGCGAGGAGCGCGTCAAGGACTTCTCCGGAGACCGCCTCGTCAACGGTGACGGCCATCGCGGCGCGGCTGCCCGGCTCTCCGCGACCAACGGCCATGTTGCCGATGTTTATTCCGTGCTCGCCGAGCGTGGCCCCGGCGCGGCCGATCATACCCGGAACGTCCCTGTTCCTTATAAAGAGCATGTACCGCTCCGGCGGGATGTCGAAGTCGAAGCCGACGGCGTGGATGAGGCGCGGCTGCATCTTCGGCCCGATGAGCGTCCCGCTCACGACCATCTCGCCCTCCGGGCTGTCGAGCCGCAGAACGACGAGGCTCGTGTAGTCGGAAGACCCGCTGGCCTTTGTCGTCTCGACCTTGAAGCCCCGCGACTTCGCAAGCGCGGGGGTGTTGACGAAGTTAAGCGGCTCGTTGACCATCGGGGCGAGCAGCCCCTTCTGCGCCGAGACGTCGAGCAGGCGCGTGTCAAAGCGGGCGACCTCGCCGGAGTATTCGATCCTGAGCGAACTCCCCGGTCGGTCCGTGAGCTGGTAGAGAAGCCTGCCGAGCGTCTCGCAAAGCTCCGAGAACTGAGCCACGAACTCCGCGCCCTCACCCGAGGGAACGGGGGCGTTTATGGCGTGCACCGGAACCCCGCCCCGAAGCGCGGTCGCGACCTGCTCGGCGGCGGTTACCCCGGCCCGGTCCTGAGCCTCGGCCGTCGAAGCGCCGAGGTGCGGCGTAACCACGACGTTCGGGAGCCTGAAGATCGGCGAATCCGTCTCGGGCTCTTTTACGAACACGTCGAGGGCCGCGCCCGCTATTTCCCCGGCCTTGAGCGCATCGTACAGATCGCCCTCGTCAACGATGCCGCCGCGCGCGACGTTTATAAGGTAGGCGGATTTCTTCATGCGCACCAGCGACGCGGCGTTGACGAGGCCGGTCGTCTGCGGGGTGCGCGGGACGTGCAGCGAGACGAAGTCCGCCACATCAAAGACATCGTCGGTCGTCTCGGCCCGATCTACGCCCATCTCCTTTATGCGGTCTTCGGAGACATACGGGTCGTAAGCAAGGACGCGCATCCCCATACCGAGCGCGCCCCGAGCGACTATGGCCCCGACGTGTCCGAGGCCGATCAGGCCAAGGGTCTTGCCCTGCACCTCGACGCCCTTGTACGCGCTCCGGTTCCACTCCCCGGCCTTGAGGGTCGCGTCCGCAACCGGGATAAACCGCGCCACCGCGAGCATCAGCCCGAGGGTGTGCTCGGCGGCGGCGACGGTGTTGGACTCCGGGGCGTTTGCGACGAGGATGCCCCTTTTTGTGGCCGCCTCGATGTCTATGTTGTCAACGCCGATCCCGGCCCGTCCGATGGCACGAAGTTTCCCGGCGCGGGCTATAACGTCCGCCGTTACCTGCGTCGCGCTCCTGATGATGAGGCCATCGTAGTCGCCGATGACCTCAAGAAGCTTCTCGGGCGAGAGGCCGAGCCTGACGTCTACCTCGAAGTCCTTTTCAAGCAGCTCTATGCCGGATTCAGCGAGCTTTTCGGGGACAAGGACTTTCAAGCTACCGCACCGCTCTTGGAGAAGACCCTTTGCGCCGCCCCGACGCCCTTGCCGAGCTCGAGGTCGAAGCCCTGAGACTCAAGCGCAAGTTCGGCGGCGGCGATCGTGGCGATGATGTCGTAGGCGTCGAAGTAACCGCAGTGGCCGATGCGGAATATCTTCCCTTCCTGCGGCCCCTGTCCACCTGCGACCTGTATCCCGTGCTCCCGGAAAAGCCCGCCGACAAACGCCTTGCCGTCTATGCCCTCCGGCACGTACGCCGCCGTAACCGCCGTGTTCATGTCCTCGTCCGGCCCGAAAAGGGAGAGGCCCATCGCCTTTACGCCCTCACGAGCCGCCCGACCGAGCAGCACGTGCCGCTCGAAGACGTTCTCGAGGCCCTCCGAGAGGATCTGCTGCACGGCGATGTCCAGCTGGATGATGACGCTGACCGCCGGGGTCCACGGGGTCTGCGGCGGGTTTTTGGCGTAGGCCTTCTTCGCCGCCGTGAAGTCAAAGTAGTAGCGCGGCATCGTCGACTCTTCGTGCGCGGCCATCGCCCGGTCGTTGACGCTCACGAACCCGAGCCCCGGCGGCGTCATGAGCGCCTTCTGCGAACCCGCGACCACGACGTCGACGCCCCACTCGTCGGTGCGAAGCTCGCAGGCTCCGAGCCCGGAGACCGCGTCTACGATGGTGATGATACTTTTCGTCGCTTCAGCAAAACCTTTTATATCGTTGACGGTTCCGGTCGAGGTCTCGGAAAGAACGCAGCAGGCGGCTTTGAGGTCGGGATTATCCGCGACGGCCTGTGCGACCTCGTCGTTGTCGGCCTTCACGCCCCAGTCGTATTTCAGCTCGATGACCTCGAGGCCGAACGCCTGCCCCATCTTCACCCAGCGGTTCCCGAAGTTGCCGTTGTTGATGACGAGGATCTTGTCTCCGGGCGAGAAAAGGTTCTGAAGCGCCGCCTCGAAGGCCCCCGTCCCGCTCGCCGACATCGTAAAGATATCCGCCTCGGTCTGAAAGACCTGCTGGAGGTTCTCGTTTACGCGGGTAAAGACCTCACCGAACTCCGGCGTGCGGTGGTGGATTATGGGCAGCGCGCCCGCAGCCGAGACCTCCGGTGGTACGGGCGTAGGTCCGGGCGACATCAGACGATACTTGTTCATCATGGAAAACAGGTTCCTCTCGTAGCTCTCGCATTCGGCCAAACAGACGCTATTTTAGCCACCTTGAGGTCCGATAACCACGCTTTGGAGCAAACGGATAGCGATGTGTTGCATACCCGCGCTCAAGAAAACTCCACCCTGTCCCCCACGCTGATCCTCCCCGGTGCGTCGTGGATGAGGTTCTGGCCGAAAAGAACGCCGCGCGGCGTTCTGCGGTAGGTTGCAAGCGTGGTGAGCGGCTCCTTGCCTTTCTTCCCGGTCGCCTGATCTACGGTGGTTATGACGCAGCGGCTGCACGGCTTGACGACCCGGAACTCCATCTCCCCGATACGGAGGTGCGTCCAGCCGTCTTCTTCGTACGGCTCCGTGCCGGAGACGACTATGTTCGGGCGGAAACGGTTCATGGGGACCGGGTCTTCGAGACGGGAGTTGAGGTCTTCCAAAGACGACTCGCTTATCAGGAGAAACGGGAAGCCGTCGGCGAGGGTGGTGAGATCCCCGGCTCTTCCGTAGTCCGGGTCTACGGGGCGCGTGGAGGTTTCGGGGAGATGTACAAGCCTGCATCGCGCCCCGAGGTACTGACTGAACCACTCGTCGGCCCCGGGGGTGGTCGCCGAGACTTCGACCGTGTCGCGCCAGATGCGGGCGCGGGATCTTTTTCCGGTTTCTCCGTCAGGCCCGAGCGGAACGGTTAGCTTCTCCATACCGGGAGCGTCTACAAGGAGTTCCGGGTGATCGCCCTCGCTTATCCCGGGTTTCACGCGGGCCAGTTCCGGGGCTCTGCGCTGGGAGAGAAAGGTGGAATCTCCGTCTACAAGCATGAAGCGACGGTCGTGGACGGGTCCGGGTGCGTCGGCGGTGAGGTGGTCCACCCCGGTTCCGGCGCACGATTTCACGGGATAATGGTGGAGGGCGGTCACGGAGGCGGGGTTCTGGTTCATGACGGCCATTAAACGTTATGGTCGCTGCGGGTGCAAAGGTCCCCGGCTAGCCCGGGCGGGGATGCCGTCCCTCGCGTTTGGTCCAGCCTTTGAGAAGGGTGAAGGT
This sequence is a window from Rubrobacter indicoceani. Protein-coding genes within it:
- a CDS encoding DUF1611 domain-containing protein, which codes for MKRKMETAGLIGYRAGGYGRLLADPRTKAGLVVREVPASEMVGVASVSEELEVGDVALVRVVKVGKNRRIEAREGFTLDLFEGDCFLGAFGNRYATGQFEGYVPKGAVVECDMLSMGGVLGEVTSRHSGTPTPTRVEVVGVVVDGRGKKINTRTYGVAKGYSEVSRPVATGDAEVLLVVGSAMDSGKTTTAGTVARSLSRAGYRVAAAKVTGTAAGKDARFFAASGAHPALDFVGAGYPSTYMIPRSEVIGIYASLVEELAASGADYIVLEIADGIYQRETKMLLESEEVQGSVDHVFFAAGDALAVGFGARAVAEMGLPLRATSGAVAASDLGVRESEELSGLPCLSLDRILSGELEELLGLRDADRCSLPDQGKEAVLSASGGSLRIA
- a CDS encoding DUF4230 domain-containing protein is translated as MGKQAGRLVTTFVAALILVVVGIGAGLALVGLPIVANLPLIGPLFRVDPPETTTGPVTVGALRDLDELATIERKDYVFVTRESGGTDLGRIFTGEAVSLLAVGEVRAGIDLENLGENDIRVNEATRTVTINLPEARILDVSLDEEQTEVFDRDFGTLNFGRADDELAEEARDVAIQRLEAAAEEGDILEQANENAETTLRTFVLALGYKRVTFE
- a CDS encoding alpha/beta hydrolase, yielding MEQDVLAGAEPFRFEGNDVGVLVSHGFTGTTQSVRPLGEALAAEGFTVAGPRLAGHGTSIEDHAKSTAESWIRSVEEDLAWLEGRCRAVFFAGLSMGGTLSLYFGATRPDLIKGIVPINGCAYLANPELAAALYSREAPPVLPGVGSDIKMEGVEELAYPGVPVPSTREFAALLNVTRDLLPTVGCPTLLIQSREDHVVPPGNGPFILDAIASVDKELVWLDDSYHVATLDNDAPRIAALTIDFVKSLVSED
- a CDS encoding HD domain-containing phosphohydrolase, with protein sequence MSKETRDGGGKRYGQLLPWLGTLLFVAALLFLVYLALGGSDLTDARDDLALWLFVLAGGICLAVLWQRQAAAQRAEEEIEERRDEAGVREEELSEVRERERQERARAEKAVRERDSLRSEQESVKRELGRERYLRSRSEEAHRSVERWRSQLHSEMMRLYGERGLLDEGAEDIPTMVLRLVMELVGARKGIILSRGGSDEEWLGLLAHEGFENDPTKSELVRGFAGEVLERDRALRENHPRSGGDAVEAEIENMVAIPIYLRERFDGVVVCANNPDGFDDYDDEVLLAVGDHAGAVLQNSRLQSDLKNSYLTTVGVLAEAMAVKEPSLRGHSDDVADYVLAMADHFELSAQRRETLIFGSLLHDVGKIGISEAILLKPAALSAEERTIVELHPRIGYHLVRRVPALRATAPAILHHHERYDGKGYPSGLRGEEIPLESRIISVADSFSAMITDRPYRTGCSIEEALEELRRCAGTQFDPEVVAAFVEIVRQNPPTRDEDSMVAGDPVLSKQLAGGEPVFGHALLSVTDNLTTLYTRRHLYETADAQVRRAAMHGKPFSVAFVRLDGVAKVNDRLGYAAGDRELLSAAKVVRRAAARRAGVACRYGDIRMAVVLPDSAGLDAAAFLKDLSEETNDPEATYSAATWMPGDDGVAVIERAASGLPGTATLDARRGAPG
- the serA gene encoding phosphoglycerate dehydrogenase, which gives rise to MKVLVPEKLAESGIELLEKDFEVDVRLGLSPEKLLEVIGDYDGLIIRSATQVTADVIARAGKLRAIGRAGIGVDNIDIEAATKRGILVANAPESNTVAAAEHTLGLMLAVARFIPVADATLKAGEWNRSAYKGVEVQGKTLGLIGLGHVGAIVARGALGMGMRVLAYDPYVSEDRIKEMGVDRAETTDDVFDVADFVSLHVPRTPQTTGLVNAASLVRMKKSAYLINVARGGIVDEGDLYDALKAGEIAGAALDVFVKEPETDSPIFRLPNVVVTPHLGASTAEAQDRAGVTAAEQVATALRGGVPVHAINAPVPSGEGAEFVAQFSELCETLGRLLYQLTDRPGSSLRIEYSGEVARFDTRLLDVSAQKGLLAPMVNEPLNFVNTPALAKSRGFKVETTKASGSSDYTSLVVLRLDSPEGEMVVSGTLIGPKMQPRLIHAVGFDFDIPPERYMLFIRNRDVPGMIGRAGATLGEHGINIGNMAVGRGEPGSRAAMAVTVDEAVSGEVLDALLAIEGFTDARAVSLY
- a CDS encoding pyridoxal-phosphate-dependent aminotransferase family protein, which encodes MAECESYERNLFSMMNKYRLMSPGPTPVPPEVSAAGALPIIHHRTPEFGEVFTRVNENLQQVFQTEADIFTMSASGTGAFEAALQNLFSPGDKILVINNGNFGNRWVKMGQAFGLEVIELKYDWGVKADNDEVAQAVADNPDLKAACCVLSETSTGTVNDIKGFAEATKSIITIVDAVSGLGACELRTDEWGVDVVVAGSQKALMTPPGLGFVSVNDRAMAAHEESTMPRYYFDFTAAKKAYAKNPPQTPWTPAVSVIIQLDIAVQQILSEGLENVFERHVLLGRAAREGVKAMGLSLFGPDEDMNTAVTAAYVPEGIDGKAFVGGLFREHGIQVAGGQGPQEGKIFRIGHCGYFDAYDIIATIAAAELALESQGFDLELGKGVGAAQRVFSKSGAVA
- a CDS encoding MOSC domain-containing protein, whose translation is MNQNPASVTALHHYPVKSCAGTGVDHLTADAPGPVHDRRFMLVDGDSTFLSQRRAPELARVKPGISEGDHPELLVDAPGMEKLTVPLGPDGETGKRSRARIWRDTVEVSATTPGADEWFSQYLGARCRLVHLPETSTRPVDPDYGRAGDLTTLADGFPFLLISESSLEDLNSRLEDPVPMNRFRPNIVVSGTEPYEEDGWTHLRIGEMEFRVVKPCSRCVITTVDQATGKKGKEPLTTLATYRRTPRGVLFGQNLIHDAPGRISVGDRVEFS